From Sphingobium sp. RAC03, a single genomic window includes:
- a CDS encoding cysteine desulfurase family protein encodes MIYLDYQATTPLAPEAFDAMVPLLRDQFANPHSAHRLGRAAAAQVEVAREAVGALLPAGGRLLFTSGATEALNIAIQGAPKGDIVTIATEHAAVLDTVEALARAGRTVTVLPVGADGVVDLDAAAQAIRPGVALVAVMLVNNEIGVIQPVADLAAMAHRAGALLLCDAVQGYGRVPIPDACDMVAISAHKIHGPKGVGALWLRDGVSPTPLLHGGGQEGGLRSGTLSPALCAGFGVAARLMVERAEADRAHVESLSDLARALFADWTVNGSMTARYPGNLNLRRAGIDGARLLSDCRNIAFSLGSACASGSGRPSHVLRALGLTDAQARGSVRIGFGRYTTSAELESAAEALNKAAAAQAAL; translated from the coding sequence ATGATCTATCTCGATTATCAGGCGACGACGCCGCTGGCCCCTGAAGCGTTCGACGCGATGGTGCCGCTGCTGCGCGACCAGTTCGCCAATCCGCACAGCGCGCATCGTCTGGGCCGGGCAGCGGCGGCGCAGGTCGAGGTCGCGCGCGAGGCGGTCGGCGCGCTGCTGCCGGCGGGTGGGCGGTTGCTGTTCACGTCTGGCGCGACCGAGGCGCTCAACATCGCCATTCAGGGTGCGCCCAAGGGCGATATCGTCACCATCGCGACCGAACATGCCGCGGTGCTGGATACGGTGGAGGCCTTGGCGCGCGCGGGGCGGACGGTGACGGTGCTGCCGGTCGGCGCGGATGGCGTCGTGGACTTGGATGCGGCCGCTCAGGCGATACGGCCCGGCGTGGCGCTGGTGGCGGTGATGCTGGTCAATAATGAGATCGGCGTGATCCAGCCCGTCGCAGATTTGGCGGCGATGGCGCATCGGGCGGGCGCGCTGCTGCTATGCGACGCGGTGCAGGGCTATGGCCGGGTGCCGATCCCCGACGCTTGCGACATGGTCGCGATCAGCGCGCATAAAATCCATGGGCCAAAGGGGGTGGGGGCCTTGTGGCTGCGTGACGGGGTCAGCCCCACACCGCTCCTCCATGGCGGCGGACAGGAAGGCGGGTTGCGCTCCGGCACGCTGTCGCCTGCGCTGTGCGCCGGATTCGGGGTTGCTGCGCGATTGATGGTCGAACGGGCGGAGGCCGACCGCGCGCATGTCGAATCGTTGTCCGACCTTGCCCGCGCGCTGTTTGCCGACTGGACGGTCAACGGCAGCATGACCGCGCGCTATCCGGGTAATCTCAACCTCCGCCGCGCCGGAATCGATGGCGCGCGATTGTTGTCGGATTGCCGCAATATCGCTTTTTCGCTCGGCAGCGCTTGCGCAAGCGGGTCCGGCAGGCCTAGCCATGTGCTGCGCGCACTGGGCCTGACAGACGCACAGGCGCGTGGATCGGTGCGGATCGGCTTTGGCCGCTACACGACATCGGCCGAACTGGAGAGCGCTGCGGAGGCATTGAACAAGGCAGCAGCCGCACAAGCGGCGCTGTAA
- a CDS encoding cysteine desulfurase family protein, with amino-acid sequence MAADRLYLDHAATTPMLAQAQAAMVAAMGHWANPSSPHADGRAARAALEDARARIAAALGWQGHVIFTSGASEAIAIGLGRAKAGRIVTSAVEHDAVLRVTKGAERLAVDGDGIVRTPVRAEPVEAPLFSQEKEGPSTGSGRTDYKTVFAIQHVNNETGVIQPLDQIERHGAILFADCAQSAGKLPLPDADMIAISGHKFGGPPGIGALLIRDLALIEASGGQEQGYRAGTENLPAILAMAAALEARADWLPGAALLRARLDAGIEAAGGVIVARDAPRIAAIASYRMPGLSARAQLIQFDMAGISVSAGSACSSGSLKTSHVLHAMGWDEAVASEVVRVSFGPQAHEADIDRFLAAWTAMAQRARR; translated from the coding sequence TTGGCCGCCGACCGTCTCTATCTCGATCATGCCGCGACGACACCGATGCTGGCGCAGGCCCAGGCGGCGATGGTCGCCGCCATGGGCCATTGGGCCAACCCGTCCAGCCCCCATGCCGACGGCCGCGCCGCGCGTGCCGCGCTGGAGGATGCCCGCGCCCGGATCGCGGCGGCGCTGGGCTGGCAGGGCCATGTGATTTTCACGTCCGGGGCGAGCGAGGCGATCGCGATCGGGCTTGGCCGGGCGAAGGCGGGGCGGATCGTGACGTCGGCGGTGGAGCATGATGCGGTGCTGCGGGTGACGAAGGGGGCCGAGCGGCTGGCGGTGGATGGGGATGGCATAGTTAGAACACCCGTTCGGGCTGAGCCTGTCGAAGCCCCTCTCTTCTCGCAAGAAAAGGAAGGCCCTTCGACAGGCTCAGGGCGAACGGATTATAAAACAGTGTTCGCCATCCAGCATGTCAACAATGAGACCGGCGTCATCCAGCCGCTCGACCAGATCGAGCGCCATGGCGCGATCCTGTTCGCGGATTGCGCGCAGAGTGCGGGCAAGTTGCCGCTGCCCGATGCCGACATGATCGCGATCAGTGGGCATAAATTTGGGGGTCCGCCGGGTATTGGCGCGCTGCTGATCCGCGATCTGGCGCTCATTGAGGCGAGCGGCGGGCAGGAGCAGGGCTATCGCGCGGGGACCGAGAATCTGCCTGCGATCCTGGCGATGGCGGCGGCGCTGGAGGCGCGGGCGGACTGGTTGCCGGGCGCTGCGCTGCTGCGCGCGCGGCTCGACGCGGGGATCGAGGCGGCGGGCGGGGTGATCGTCGCGCGCGATGCGCCGCGCATCGCTGCGATCGCCAGCTACCGGATGCCGGGTCTGTCGGCCCGCGCGCAACTCATTCAGTTCGATATGGCGGGCATTTCGGTGTCGGCGGGCAGCGCTTGTTCGTCCGGTTCGCTCAAAACCAGCCATGTGCTGCACGCCATGGGCTGGGACGAAGCGGTGGCGAGCGAGGTGGTGCGGGTGAGTTTCGGGCCGCAGGCGCACGAGGCCGATATCGATCGTTTCCTCGCCGCCTGGACCGCGATGGCGCAGCGGGCGCGGCGATGA
- a CDS encoding alpha/beta hydrolase, which produces MPDVIFTGPEGRLEGRFSPPPRPRAPVAMILHPHPQGGGTMNDRITQALYKTFVKRGFAVLRFNFRGVGRSQGTFDNGIGELSDAAAALDWVQSFHPEAQTTWIAGFSFGAWIGMQLLMRRPEIRGFISVAPPANMYDFSFLAPCPSSGIIVQGTSDEVVTASAVQKLVDKLRTQKGITIHHDEIRGANHFFEHELDQLMKSVDNYLDMRLSPDSPIR; this is translated from the coding sequence ATGCCCGACGTAATCTTTACCGGACCCGAAGGCCGTCTCGAAGGCCGTTTCAGCCCCCCGCCCCGCCCGCGTGCGCCGGTCGCCATGATCCTGCACCCGCATCCGCAGGGCGGCGGCACCATGAACGACCGCATCACCCAAGCGCTCTACAAGACCTTCGTGAAGCGTGGCTTTGCCGTGCTGCGCTTCAACTTCCGGGGCGTCGGCCGCAGCCAGGGGACGTTCGACAACGGCATCGGCGAACTGTCCGATGCCGCAGCAGCGCTCGACTGGGTCCAGAGCTTCCATCCCGAAGCACAGACCACCTGGATTGCGGGCTTCTCCTTCGGCGCGTGGATCGGCATGCAATTGCTGATGCGCCGCCCGGAAATCCGCGGCTTCATCTCGGTCGCGCCGCCCGCCAACATGTACGACTTCTCCTTCCTCGCCCCCTGCCCCTCTTCGGGCATCATCGTGCAGGGCACATCCGATGAAGTCGTGACCGCCAGCGCCGTCCAGAAACTGGTCGACAAGCTGCGCACGCAAAAGGGCATCACCATCCACCATGATGAAATCCGGGGTGCCAACCACTTCTTCGAACATGAACTCGATCAGCTGATGAAGTCGGTCGACAATTATCTCGACATGCGCCTGTCCCCGGATTCGCCGATCCGCTGA
- a CDS encoding HPP family protein — protein MSDTPEPKPRMVWSRYYSSFIPAPPGPGLLDRIKAASGAIGGIAITGLLCGLMLGNGLAHPLLVAPMGASAVLLFAVPASPLAQPWPVLGGNIISALVGIAIAHIIPNPTMAAAVAVGGAIAIMSLLRCLHPPGGAVALSAVLAGSDTGYLFALTPVGANTLLLLIVAMLFHRMVGQNYPHVPPRAPSPHATTDPAPLLRAAPSAQDIADALHGFGARLDVDEADLRPLLADAQLRAAERTHGATRCDEIMARDVLHIAASQTVTEARTLMQARHLLSLPVLDDAGRVQGMINARDLLQDGVLVADVAHRPLFVHADTPVARLIGPFSSGVRHAAVVVDTDHRLLGLVTQTDLLATLALRLSGVPAPASPAPVWP, from the coding sequence ATGTCCGACACGCCCGAACCCAAGCCCCGCATGGTCTGGAGCCGCTATTATAGCAGCTTCATACCCGCCCCGCCCGGTCCCGGCTTACTCGACCGGATCAAGGCGGCCAGCGGCGCGATCGGCGGGATCGCGATCACCGGGCTGCTATGCGGCTTGATGCTCGGCAATGGCCTAGCCCATCCGCTGCTGGTGGCCCCCATGGGTGCCTCGGCGGTGCTGCTGTTCGCCGTGCCCGCCAGTCCGCTGGCGCAACCCTGGCCGGTGCTGGGCGGCAACATCATTTCCGCGCTGGTCGGCATCGCCATCGCCCACATCATCCCCAACCCGACCATGGCCGCGGCCGTAGCGGTCGGCGGGGCGATCGCGATCATGTCGCTGCTGCGCTGCCTCCACCCGCCCGGCGGCGCTGTCGCGCTGTCTGCCGTGCTGGCCGGAAGCGACACCGGCTATCTGTTCGCCCTGACGCCTGTGGGCGCGAACACGCTGCTGCTCTTGATCGTCGCGATGCTGTTCCACCGCATGGTCGGCCAAAACTATCCCCATGTACCGCCCAGGGCACCGTCGCCCCACGCCACCACCGATCCCGCTCCCCTGCTGCGCGCCGCCCCCAGCGCGCAGGATATCGCCGACGCGCTCCATGGCTTTGGCGCAAGGCTGGACGTGGACGAGGCGGACCTGCGCCCCTTGCTGGCCGATGCCCAGTTGCGCGCGGCCGAACGCACGCATGGCGCGACGCGGTGCGATGAGATCATGGCGCGCGACGTGCTGCATATCGCCGCCAGTCAGACGGTGACAGAGGCCCGCACGCTGATGCAGGCGCGCCATCTCCTGTCGCTGCCGGTGCTGGACGATGCTGGCCGGGTGCAGGGGATGATCAATGCCCGCGACCTGTTGCAGGACGGCGTACTTGTCGCCGACGTCGCCCACCGGCCGCTCTTCGTCCATGCCGATACGCCGGTCGCGCGCCTGATAGGTCCGTTCAGCAGCGGTGTGCGCCATGCTGCGGTGGTGGTCGACACCGATCATCGCCTGCTGGGACTGGTGACGCAGACCGATCTGCTGGCGACGCTGGCGCTGCGGCTCAGCGGCGTTCCAGCCCCGGCAAGTCCGGCCCCGGTATGGCCGTGA
- the rpiB gene encoding ribose 5-phosphate isomerase B → MKIAIASDHAAVELKAELAQWLRDEGHEVDDLGPATADRVDYPDYGYKLATAIASGAADRGIALCGSGIGISIAVNRNPACRCALVGEPLSAALSREHNDANVLAMGARLTGVDMAKACVIAFLTTEFGGGRHAGRVEKLSQPAL, encoded by the coding sequence ATGAAGATCGCCATCGCATCCGACCATGCCGCCGTCGAATTGAAGGCGGAACTGGCGCAATGGCTGCGCGACGAAGGGCATGAAGTCGACGACCTCGGCCCGGCGACCGCCGACCGCGTCGATTATCCCGATTATGGTTACAAACTCGCGACAGCGATCGCCTCCGGCGCGGCGGATCGCGGCATTGCGCTGTGCGGGTCGGGAATCGGCATTTCGATCGCGGTCAATCGCAACCCGGCCTGCCGCTGCGCCCTAGTCGGCGAGCCGCTGTCGGCGGCGCTCTCGCGCGAGCATAATGACGCCAATGTGCTGGCCATGGGTGCGCGCCTGACTGGCGTGGACATGGCCAAGGCGTGCGTCATCGCGTTCCTCACCACCGAATTTGGCGGAGGCCGCCATGCCGGCCGCGTCGAAAAATTATCCCAGCCCGCGCTCTGA
- the glyA gene encoding serine hydroxymethyltransferase: protein MSIDTLSPAIRQDGFFSESLSSADPEIFGAIEHELKRQQDKIELIASENIASKAVLEAAGSIFTNKYAEGYPGKRYYGGCEYADVVETLAIERAKELFGAKFANVQPNSGSQMNQAVFLALLQPGDTFMGLDLSSGGHLTHGSPVNMSGKWFNPIAYGVRADDHMIDMDEVARIARESKPKLIICGGTAYSRHWDFERFREIADEVGAYLLADMSHFSGLVAGGAHPSPVPHAHVTTTTTHKSLRGPRSGIILCNDEALAKKFNSAIFPGLQGGPLMHIIAAKAVAFKEALTPEFKAYAHQIVANAKTLAATVADAGLSIVSGGTDNHLMLVDLRAKNTTGKAAEKALDRAYITCNKNNVPFDTASPFVTSGVRLGTPAGTTRGFGEAEFREIGELIAEVVEGLKRNGDDGDGQVEAHVREKVLALTGRFPIY, encoded by the coding sequence ATGAGCATCGACACTCTCAGCCCGGCCATCCGTCAGGACGGCTTCTTCAGCGAATCGCTTAGCAGCGCGGACCCCGAAATCTTCGGCGCGATCGAACATGAATTGAAGCGCCAGCAGGACAAGATCGAACTGATCGCGTCCGAAAATATCGCGTCGAAAGCCGTGCTGGAGGCCGCAGGCTCGATCTTCACCAACAAATATGCCGAAGGCTATCCTGGTAAGCGCTATTATGGCGGCTGCGAATATGCCGATGTCGTCGAGACGCTGGCGATCGAACGGGCAAAAGAGCTGTTCGGCGCGAAATTCGCCAACGTCCAGCCCAATAGCGGCAGCCAGATGAACCAGGCCGTGTTCCTCGCCCTGCTCCAGCCGGGCGACACCTTCATGGGCCTTGACCTGTCGTCGGGCGGCCATCTGACCCATGGATCGCCGGTCAACATGTCGGGCAAGTGGTTCAACCCCATCGCCTATGGCGTGCGTGCTGACGATCATATGATCGACATGGACGAGGTCGCCCGCATCGCGCGCGAGAGCAAGCCCAAGCTCATCATCTGCGGCGGCACCGCCTATTCGCGCCACTGGGATTTCGAACGCTTCCGCGAAATCGCCGACGAAGTGGGTGCCTATCTGCTCGCCGACATGTCGCATTTCTCCGGCCTGGTCGCGGGCGGCGCGCATCCCTCGCCCGTCCCTCACGCCCATGTCACCACCACCACGACCCACAAGTCGCTGCGTGGTCCCCGTTCGGGCATCATCCTGTGCAATGACGAGGCACTGGCCAAGAAGTTCAACAGCGCCATCTTCCCCGGCCTCCAGGGTGGCCCGCTGATGCACATCATCGCCGCCAAGGCCGTGGCGTTCAAGGAAGCGCTGACCCCGGAGTTCAAGGCCTACGCGCACCAGATCGTCGCCAATGCCAAGACGCTGGCCGCGACGGTGGCCGACGCTGGCCTGTCGATCGTGTCGGGCGGCACGGACAATCATCTGATGCTGGTCGACCTGCGCGCCAAGAACACCACGGGCAAGGCCGCGGAAAAGGCGCTCGACCGCGCCTATATCACCTGCAACAAGAATAACGTGCCGTTCGACACCGCCAGCCCGTTTGTGACGTCGGGCGTGCGCCTCGGCACCCCCGCCGGCACCACGCGCGGTTTCGGCGAAGCGGAATTCCGCGAGATCGGCGAGTTGATTGCCGAGGTCGTGGAAGGCCTCAAGCGCAATGGCGACGACGGCGACGGCCAGGTCGAAGCGCATGTGCGCGAAAAGGTGCTGGCGCTGACCGGGCGGTTCCCGATCTACTGA
- the nrdR gene encoding transcriptional regulator NrdR, with protein MRCPFCSHEDSQVKDSRPTEDGAAIRRRRQCEACAARFTTFERIQLRDIWVVKSEGRKEAFERDKLARSIGIACRKRPIDPSRIEKLISGIQRQLETSGDTEVPARAIGEMVMEGLKRLDSVAYIRFASVYKDFTDAKDFEDFAGTVKEVGG; from the coding sequence ATGCGCTGCCCCTTCTGTTCCCATGAAGACAGCCAGGTGAAGGACAGCCGGCCGACGGAAGATGGCGCCGCCATCCGCCGTCGCCGCCAGTGCGAAGCGTGCGCCGCGCGCTTCACCACCTTCGAGCGCATCCAGCTCCGCGACATCTGGGTGGTCAAGAGCGAGGGGCGCAAGGAAGCGTTCGAGCGCGACAAGCTCGCCCGCTCGATCGGCATCGCCTGCCGCAAGCGCCCGATCGACCCCAGCCGCATCGAAAAGCTGATTTCCGGCATCCAGCGCCAGCTCGAAACCAGCGGCGACACCGAAGTCCCCGCCCGCGCCATCGGCGAAATGGTAATGGAAGGCCTCAAACGCCTCGACAGCGTCGCCTATATCCGCTTCGCCAGCGTCTATAAGGACTTCACTGATGCCAAAGATTTCGAGGACTTTGCCGGAACGGTGAAGGAAGTGGGCGGGTGA
- a CDS encoding TrmJ/YjtD family RNA methyltransferase, whose translation MSFWIYILRCADGSYYTGHTDDLERRIGQHQSGAIPGYTHDRRPVELVFSETFTDRIDALERERQVKDWSRKKKEALIRGDWKAVSDAARSRPRVSTTLDPGSNRTALEEAQPLLRTNGNMIEHTSPPPVIVLVRPQLGENIGKAARAMLNFGLTEMRLVTPRDGWPNPDAGPSAAGADFILDQAQVYETLAEAVADCAHVYATTVRKRGVTKPVVTPEEAAREIHAAQGRCAYIFGPERSGLETEDVALARKILTVPINPEFGSLNLAQAVILCAYEWSKQANLAQPTITDLGVPAPQEELEGMIDQFTTLLEKVGYFFPPDRAPATKLTLRNLLTKPGWNHLEVRTLRGVISHLNRPRER comes from the coding sequence ATGAGTTTCTGGATCTATATCCTCCGCTGCGCCGACGGCAGCTATTATACCGGCCACACAGATGATCTGGAACGGCGTATCGGACAACATCAGTCTGGGGCAATTCCGGGCTATACGCATGATCGACGCCCGGTGGAGTTGGTGTTCAGCGAAACCTTCACGGATCGGATCGACGCGCTGGAACGCGAGCGCCAGGTGAAAGATTGGTCACGCAAAAAGAAGGAAGCCTTAATTCGAGGGGACTGGAAAGCGGTATCGGACGCTGCCCGTTCTCGACCACGGGTCTCGACTACGCTCGACCCTGGCTCGAACCGAACGGCGTTGGAAGAGGCTCAGCCCCTACTCAGGACGAACGGTAACATGATAGAACATACATCCCCACCCCCCGTCATCGTCCTCGTCCGCCCGCAACTGGGCGAGAATATCGGCAAGGCCGCGCGCGCGATGCTCAATTTCGGGCTAACCGAGATGCGTCTGGTCACGCCCCGCGATGGCTGGCCCAATCCCGACGCAGGCCCATCGGCGGCAGGCGCGGATTTCATCCTCGATCAGGCGCAGGTCTATGAAACGCTGGCCGAGGCCGTCGCCGACTGCGCCCATGTCTATGCCACCACAGTCCGCAAACGCGGCGTCACCAAGCCCGTGGTCACGCCCGAAGAAGCCGCCCGCGAAATCCATGCCGCTCAGGGCCGCTGCGCCTATATTTTCGGCCCCGAACGCTCCGGGCTGGAGACCGAGGACGTCGCCCTCGCCCGCAAGATATTGACCGTCCCGATCAACCCCGAATTCGGCTCGCTGAACCTCGCGCAAGCGGTCATTCTGTGCGCCTATGAATGGTCCAAGCAGGCGAACCTCGCCCAGCCCACCATCACCGACCTTGGCGTCCCCGCGCCGCAGGAGGAATTGGAGGGCATGATCGACCAGTTCACCACGCTGCTCGAAAAGGTCGGCTATTTCTTCCCGCCCGACCGCGCGCCCGCGACCAAGCTGACGCTGCGCAACCTGCTGACCAAGCCGGGCTGGAACCATCTGGAGGTACGGACGCTGCGCGGGGTGATCTCGCACCTCAACCGGCCGCGCGAACGCTGA